A genomic stretch from Arachis stenosperma cultivar V10309 chromosome 3, arast.V10309.gnm1.PFL2, whole genome shotgun sequence includes:
- the LOC130965892 gene encoding putative lipid-transfer protein DIR1 — translation MDGSWVALRLMVVAALLMSANMTKGASGISVCNMSEDGLMACKPSVTQPNPTDPTTECCNAVSNADLQCLCSYKNSVELPFLGIDPDLAISLPAKCNLQTPVGC, via the coding sequence ATGGATGGCAGTTGGGTCGCACTGCGATTAATGGTGGTGGCGGCATTACTGATGAGCGCTAATATGACGAAAGGTGCAAGTGGTATTAGTGTATGTAATATGAGTGAGGATGGGTTGATGGCTTGCAAGCCATCGGTGACTCAGCCAAACCCAACTGATCCAACAACAGAATGCTGCAACGCTGTTAGTAATGCAGATTTGCAATGCCTTTGCTCTTACAAGAACTCAGTAGAGCTGCCCTTTCTTGGAATTGATCCAGATCTTGCTATTTCACTTCCCGCCAAGTGCAATCTCCAAACTCCTGTTGGTTGCTAA